The genome window ACTTGATCTTTTGGAGTGAAAGGGTGTACATTCCCCATTCTTTCCCAAGACATGTGCAATAATTCTGTTGCAGCATTCAATTTCATTGTACAAGAACCTAATGCAATCATCGATTGGTTAAGAGCCAAATCTTTACGCTCTAAACGCTTGATGTAACGCATTAATTCTGTTTCTGTATGATATAAATTGAAGTTTTCGTGTGTTAAGAAATCAGAAGTTCTGATTAAATCTTGAGGTAAATAAGAATCATCTACTTCAAATTCGAAACCATCTTCTGTATTTTTAATTGTTGCAAAAACACTTAAAATTTCGAAAATATCTTCTTCAGAAGTCATTTCATCAATTGTGATTGAAATTTTTCCGTTCTCGAATCCATTTACATTAATTTCTTCTTCTGCAAAAATCTTTACAATTTCGTCTGAGTTTTCAACTTCAATTTGAATTGTATCGAAGAAATTAGTATTTACTAATTTAAATCCTAAATGCTCTAAACCTCCGTGTAAAACAGCTGCTTTAGTATGAATTTGATCAGCGATATATTGTAAACCGTCTTTTCCGTGGTAAACCGCGTAGAAAGAAGCCATAACCGCTAACAATACTTGTGCAGTACAAATATTAGAAGTCGCTTTTTCACGTTTGATGTGTTGCTCACGTGTTTGTAAAGCCATACGTAACGCATAGTTTCCTAAACGATCTTGAGAAACTCCAATAATACGCCCTGGAATTACACGTTTGTATTCTTCTGTACAAGATAAGAAAGCTGCGTGCGGTCCACCGTATCCCATAGGAACACCAAAACGTTGAGAAGTACCAATTGCGATATCAGCTCCCCATTCACCTGGAGGTGTTAATAATGTTAAAGCTAATAAATCTGTTGCAACAGCAACTTTTACATTAACTGCATTTGCTTTTTCTACAAATGATCTATAATTATTGATTTGTCCTCCTTTCCCGATGTATTGTACAATCGCTCCGAAGAATTCTTCTGTTAATTCAGTCGTTTCAAAGTTTCCAACAACTAATTCAATTCCTAAACCGTGTGCTTTCGTTTCTAAAACCGCTACAGATTGAGGGAATAAATTATCTGCTACAAAAAATTTGTTGACATTGTTTTTCTTTTGATCACGAGAACGAGATTCAAATAACATGTGCATTGCTTCACCACATGCAGTACCTTCGTCTAATAAAGAGGCATTTGCGATAGGTAAACCTGTTAAATCAGAAATAACAGTTTGGAAATTTAATAAAGCTTCTAAACGTCCTTGCGCAATTTCCGCTTGGTATGGTGTATAAGCTGTGTACCAACCAGCATTTTCTAATACATTACGTTGAATTGGCGCTGGTAAAATTGTACCATAATATCCATATCCAAGATAATTTTTTACTTTTTTATTTTTTGAAGCGATTTCAGCTAAATGATTAATAGCTTCAAATTCTGATAAAGCTTCTGGTAAATCCAAAGCATTTTTCAATCGAATGTTCTGAGGAACTGTTGCCTCAATTAAAGAATCAATAGAATCTTTCCCAATTACAGAAAGCATTTCAGCTGCTTGCTGCGCATTGTTTCCAATATGTCTAATGGAAAAATCGTTTGTGTTCATTGTGTTTGCGCTATGTTTATTTTCGCGTAAAAATACGTTTTTTTATCTTAAAATAAAAGTGAATAACAATGTTAAAAATTAATTGAATGAATAGATTAGAATTTTATTTTTTTAGAAATAAATGTGAATAAAATCTTTCTTTTTTTTCAAAAAATAGTAATATTGGCAATAGAATTGAGATAAATAATTCGGTAGAATTTCTTAAATTTATTCTACGTTTAAAAAAATCTATGAAAACAAACGATTTTATGGAACTTAATGAAAATACTTCTGAAGTCAAAGAAGCGAAAAAATTTCCATTCTTAAAGAAATTGGAAATAATGATGGAAGAGGCGAAATTAGAGGATGCGAAAAAATCTAAAATGAAACGTGTTCATAAAAAAGGTAATTCTCAAATCGCTAAAAAAATGGGAGAAGAAGCTGTAGAAATGGTTATTGCTTCGGAACAAGATAACGACGAAAACTTTTTAGAAGAATCGGCAGATGTTTTCTTTTATTACCTAATGGCGCTACATGCACGTGGTTTTGAATTGAAAGATGTTTTGGAGATTTTAAAGAAAAGGCATAAAAAATAATTAACACCTTACACTGATATGCAAAAGGGCGGAACGTCGATAAAATTAATAATTGCGGCAGCAATTGTTATTTTTTCTGTTATAAAATATTTTTCTTCTTCTGAAGTCAATGAAATTACAGGCGAAAAGCAATATATTTCATTAACCAAAGATGACGAAATTGCGATGGGAATTAATTCGGCTCCGCAAATGGCACAAGAGTTTGGTGGACTATCTCGAAATGCTCAATACCAGGAGCTTGTAAAACGAGTAGGCGCGAAAGTTGTTAATAATAGTGATGCACATAAAACGAATTATCCATTTCAGTTTTATGTGTTAGCAGATAATCGAACTGTAAATGCTTTTGCATTGCCTGGTGGACCAATTTTTATTACCGAAGCCTTATTGACGCGTTTGCAAAACGAAGATCAATTGGCTGGAGTTTTGGGACACGAAGTTGGTCATGTTATTGCGCGTCATAGTGCAGAACAAATGTCGAAACAAGAGCTTTCGCAAGGAATTGCAGGAGCGGCTGGTGTTGCAGCTGGAGATGCAAATTCGGCTTATTATGCGCAAGTTGTGGCAAATATGGTGAACATGAAATATGGTCGAGATGATGAATTGGAGTCTGATGATTTGGGCGTTCGATTTATGATTCAGGCAGGATATAATCCAGAAGCATTGATTGGTGTAATGGATATTTTGGAAGAAGCTTCAGGAGGAAGCCAAGTTCCAGAATTTCAGAGTACGCATCCATCGCCATCAAATCGTCGCGAAAAAATAAAAGCTGCTATAGAGAAATATAGAAATCAGTAGATTTTAATTCGTTGTAATGATAAGAAAAATACTTTTATCAGTTCTTTTATTTACAAATATTACATTTTCTTATGCTCAAGATTATGGTCAAATTAGCAAAGAAATTTGTAAATCAATTACAAAAGATCAATCATTATCAGGAAAAATAAAATTCTTAGATTTTAGAGATTTTATAAAAACGGATGCGGATAAATTTTTAATATCAGATGTAAATGTCTTTCAGTTCAATTTACAAAAGAGTTTGATTAAAAATTGTACTGAATTTTCTTTTATAGAGAATTACTCTTTGGTTCCCTTTTCAAATATTGTTGAT of Empedobacter falsenii contains these proteins:
- the gcvP gene encoding aminomethyl-transferring glycine dehydrogenase; amino-acid sequence: MNTNDFSIRHIGNNAQQAAEMLSVIGKDSIDSLIEATVPQNIRLKNALDLPEALSEFEAINHLAEIASKNKKVKNYLGYGYYGTILPAPIQRNVLENAGWYTAYTPYQAEIAQGRLEALLNFQTVISDLTGLPIANASLLDEGTACGEAMHMLFESRSRDQKKNNVNKFFVADNLFPQSVAVLETKAHGLGIELVVGNFETTELTEEFFGAIVQYIGKGGQINNYRSFVEKANAVNVKVAVATDLLALTLLTPPGEWGADIAIGTSQRFGVPMGYGGPHAAFLSCTEEYKRVIPGRIIGVSQDRLGNYALRMALQTREQHIKREKATSNICTAQVLLAVMASFYAVYHGKDGLQYIADQIHTKAAVLHGGLEHLGFKLVNTNFFDTIQIEVENSDEIVKIFAEEEINVNGFENGKISITIDEMTSEEDIFEILSVFATIKNTEDGFEFEVDDSYLPQDLIRTSDFLTHENFNLYHTETELMRYIKRLERKDLALNQSMIALGSCTMKLNAATELLHMSWERMGNVHPFTPKDQVEGYQTLIQNLEDYLAVITGFDATSLQPNSGAQGEYAGLMVIRSYFEARGEGHRNVALIPQSAHGTNPASAAMAGMQVVVVKNLESGETDLVDLKEKCEKHKDNLAALMITYPSTYGAFDSNIEEVTEMIHAYGGQVYMDGANMNAQVGLTSPGNIGADVCHLNLHKTFAIPHGGGGPGVGPICVKAHLAPFLGSSPLIETGGKEATNTFAAAPYGSAFILPISYSYILMLGAEGLLKATQGAILNANYMKTRLEKHFDILYTNGNNVVAHEFILDCRPFKKAGIEVTDIAKRLIDYGFHAPTVSFPVAGTLMVEPTESENKAELDRFCDALISIRQEIDEVANGDYPVDNNVLHNAPHPIHLITADEWEYPYSRSKAAYPAEWVRERKFFASVSRIDDAYGDRNLICTCAPIEAYMD
- the hisE gene encoding phosphoribosyl-ATP diphosphatase: MKTNDFMELNENTSEVKEAKKFPFLKKLEIMMEEAKLEDAKKSKMKRVHKKGNSQIAKKMGEEAVEMVIASEQDNDENFLEESADVFFYYLMALHARGFELKDVLEILKKRHKK
- a CDS encoding M48 family metalloprotease; protein product: MQKGGTSIKLIIAAAIVIFSVIKYFSSSEVNEITGEKQYISLTKDDEIAMGINSAPQMAQEFGGLSRNAQYQELVKRVGAKVVNNSDAHKTNYPFQFYVLADNRTVNAFALPGGPIFITEALLTRLQNEDQLAGVLGHEVGHVIARHSAEQMSKQELSQGIAGAAGVAAGDANSAYYAQVVANMVNMKYGRDDELESDDLGVRFMIQAGYNPEALIGVMDILEEASGGSQVPEFQSTHPSPSNRREKIKAAIEKYRNQ